The genomic interval AGTTGGCATCCCCTGAGGTGACCACGTCGAAGACACACGACTGGAAGTAGACGTCCTCCACCGGCAGCATCTCCCGGCAGAGCGCCCGCGCCGTCTCCGCGGGGACGCGGCCGCGCCCGCGGGGGCTGCGGGACATGCGCTGGCTGCGGGGACAGCCACCCACGCAGAGCTGCAGGTCCTGTTCCTCCGTGAAGGCCCTGGCCACCTCCTCGGCGGCGCGGATGGAGAAGGAGAGCTGGCGGCCGGCCTGGCGCACGGCGATGGTGGTGCCGATGTAGCCGGCGCGGATCTCCACGTGCCGGCCGGGGCTGCGCTCCCGGATGGACAAGCTGCTCCCGCCGGGACGCGCGCCGCCGTCCGTGGAGCCGTCCTGGAAGGCTGCGGGGAGGTTGTCCAGCTCGGCCTGGTAGACCTTCTGGTCAATGCATTCCTTCATGTTTTTGAAGATGATGGTGAGCTGTGGGGAGTGGATAAGGAGGGGGGTGAGTGTGCTGGGTGTGGGTCCATCCCAGGGGTTGGGGGTATCTCAGGATGGAGGTCCAACCCCACCTATCCATCCTCAAAGCATCCCTGCCACAGTCCTTTGGGGATAACGACAATAGTTCCTTCTTTTCTTAACACCATCTAAGCAATGGAAAACTCAGGTGGAGCCAAACCCAGCAAGATTCCTCCAGGTACCCCATACACCACAAGATTCCTCCAGGCACCCCAAGATTCCTTTGGGCCCCCCATGGACCCCAAGATTCCTTTGGGTACCCCTTGGACCCCAAGATTCCTTCAGGTACCTCATACACCCCAAGATTCCTCCAGGCACCCCAAGATTCCTTTGGGCTCCCCATGGACTCCAAGATTCCTTTGGGTACCCCATGGACCACAAGATTCCTCCAGGCACCCCAAGACTCCTCCAGGCACCCCATACACCACAAGATTCCTTTGGGTACCCCttggaccccaaaattccttcaggtACCCCATGCACCCCAAGATTCCTCCAGGCACCCCACGCTCCACACAGTcacctgacagcagcaggagcatctGAGGGTCCCCTCAACAACCTTCACCACTGTtgtccctccttcctcctccccccccgGGTCTGAAGCAGTTCCAAGGATTTTGGGAAGCCCAGCAGGTGCCCCGACCCTGGATTTGCCACCCATGCCGTGCGCTAGCCTTACCTTGCTGGTGACCGTTGCGTTGGACCCCTTGGCCACCGGCGAACTGGTGGCTTGCACAAACAGGTAATCATTGTCCAAGAGCGGCCAGGAGCCCTCCACCCGGCAGGTGTGGAAATCATGGTGAAAGGTTCGGATGTGGGGGTCcccaaaagcagagcagtgctggaaaccAGGGGGCCGGCCGTGCTTGTAGAGGAAACTCCTCTCGTAATCGCAGATACCGAGCGACTCGAAGCCGCGCGCGGCGTTGGGcgccgcgggccggggccgcggaGGAGCCGTGGGCCCTTCCCTGGAGCAGTTGTTCTGGATCATGAGGTCCTCGATGCCGTGCACGGCGGAGTGGAAGGCCAGGTCGCCGCGGCAGGTGCGGGCGGTGCGGCGCGTGCACAGCGAGTAGGAGCGCAGCGCGGTGCAGAAGGCGGCGCCGCGCTCGGGCCCGTGCAGGTGCAGCGTGGCCGCCACGTACTCCGAGTTGCAGCGGAGGATTTTGCACTGGGAAGAGACTGGGAGAGAAGGGATGGGGTGAGGAAAGGGCAGCCTGTCCTCCCCTGTTCTGTTGCCACCTGTGTGGCAGTCGGCTTTGGTCGAGTGGGAAGTTTTTCCGTGTCCCTTCCATCCTCCCCTGTTCTGTTGCCACCTGCGTGGCAGTCGGCTTTGGTCGAGTGGGAAGTTTTTCCGTGTCCCTTCCATCCTCCCCTGTTCTGTTGCCATCTGTGTGGCAGTTGGTTTTGGTCGAGTGGGAAGTTTTTCCGTGTCTCTTCCACAATTGTGGAAATGTTCCTCACTTGGGGTTCACCCAAATGTGGAATTTGCAGGCAACCCCAAcatgggaagagatgagaatcttgtttcagaaggctgatttattattttatgatataatattttataatatatatcataaaattaCAAATCAGCCTCCTGaaacacagagtcaatattctcatctctcccctggtcctgggacccctgcaaaccCCAGTGCACCTTATCTCTTCCATAATTGTGGGAATGCTCCTCCCTTGGGGTTCACCCAAATGTGGAATTTGCAGGCAACCCCAAcatgggaagagatgagaatcttgtttcagaaggctgatttattattttatgacataatattttataatatatatcataaaataacaaatcagcCTCCTGGAACacggagtcaagattctcatctctcccctcatcctgggaccccttatctcttccacaattGTGGGGATGCTCCTCCTTTGGGGTTCACCCCATGTGGAATTTGCAGGCAACCCCAAcatgggaagagatgagaatcttgtttcagaaggctgatttattattttatgacataatattttataatatatatcataaaataacaaatcagcCTCCTGGAACACGGAGTCAATATTCTCATCTCtcccctcatcctgggaccccttatctcttccacaattGTGGGGATGCTCCTCCCTTGGGGTTCACCCAAATGTGGAATTTGCAGGCAGCCCCGACgtgggaagagatgagaatcttgtttcagaaggctgatttattatttgatgacataatattttataatatatatcataaaataacaaatcagcCTCCTGAAACAcagagtcaagattctcatctctcccctggtcctgggacccctgcaaaccCCAGCAcaccttatctcttccacaattGTGGGGATGCTCCTCCCTTGGGGTTCACCCAAATGTGGAATTTGCAGGCAACCCCAAcatgggaagagatgagaatcttgtttcagaaggctgatttattattttatgatatatgtTGTCGCcaggatattttctgaaaaatccctttgccaggatttttgtCCTGAGAAGCtcagaagcctcagaggaaaagaaaaacaacaattatctgctgctgtggaatgcagcaggtgcaTTTTTGATTGGTCCatgttggttgtttttaattaatggccaatcaaaGTCCAGCTGTCTCGGACTCTCTGATCAGTTACaaaattttattatcattccattccttcTGTTCctagctagccttctgatgaaatcctttcttttattcttttagtacagttttaatataatatatataataaaataacaaatcagcCTCCTGGAACacggagtcaagattctcatctctcccctcatcctgggaccccttatctcttccacaattGTGGGGATGCTCCTCCCTTGGGGTTCACCCCATGTGGAATTTGCAGGCAACCCCGACgtgggaagagatgagaatcttgtttcagaaggctgatttattattttatgatataatattttataatatatatcataaaataacaaatcagcCTCCTGGAACACGGAGTCAATATTCTCATCTCTcccctcgtcctgggacccctgcaaaccCCAGTGcaccttatctcttccacaattGTGGGAATGCTCCTCCCTTGGGGTTCACCCATGTGGAATTTGCAGGCAACCCCAAcatgggaagagatgagaatcttgtttcagaaggctgatttattattttatgacataatattttataatatatatcataaaataacaaatcagcCTCCCGaaacacagagtcaatattCTCATCTCTCCCCTGGTCCTGGGAccccttatctcttccacaattGTGGGAATGCTCCTCACTTGGGGTTCACCCAAATGTGGAATTTGCAGGCAACCCCAAcatgggaagagatgagaatcttgtttcagaaggctgatttattattttatgatataatattttataatatatatcataaaataacaaatcagcCTCCCGaaacacagagtcaatattctcatctctcccctcgtcctgggacccctgcgaacCCCAGCAcaccttatctcttccacaattGTGGGAATGTTCCTCACTTGGGGTTCACCCCATGTGGAATTTGCAGGCAACCCCAAcatgggaagagatgagaatcttgtttcagaaggctgatttattattttatgatatatgtTGTCACcaggatattttctgaaaaatccctttgccaggatttttgtCCTGAGAAGCtcagaagcctcagaggaaaagaaaaacaacaattatctgctgctgtggaatgcagcaggtgcatctttgattggtccatgttggttgtttttaattaatggccaatcaaaGTCCAGCTGTCTCGGACTCTCTGGTCAGTTACaaaattttattatcattccattccttcTGTTCctagctagccttctgatgaaatcctttcttttattcttttagtacagtttcaatataatatatatcataaaataatagatCAGCCTCCTGGAACACGGAGTCAAGGTTCTCATCTCTCCCCTCATCCTGGGactccttatctcttccacaattGTGGGGATGCTCCTCCCTTGGGGTTCACCCCATGTGGAATTTGCAGGCAACCCCAAcatgggaagagatgagaatcgtgtttcagaaggctgatttattattttatgatataatattttataatatatatcataaaataacaaatcagcCTCCTGaaacacagagtcaatattctcatctctcccctggtcctgggacccctgcaaaccCCAGTGCACCTTATCTCTTCCATAATTGTGGGAATGCTCCTCCCTTGGGGTTCACCCAAATGTGGAATTTGCAGGCAACCCCAATatgggaagagatgagaatcttgtttcagaaggctgatttattattttatgacataatattttataatatatatcataaaataacaaatcagcCTCCTGAAACccggagtcaagattctcatctctcccctcgtcctgggaccccttatctcttccacaattGTGGGAATGCTCCTCCCTTGGGGTTCACCCCATGTGGAATTTGCAGGCAACCCCAAcatgggaagagatgagaatcttgtttcagaaggctgatttattattttatgacataatattttataatatatatcataaaataacaaatcagcCTCCTGaaacacagagtcaatattctcatctctcccctcgtcctgggaccccttatctcttccacaattGTGGGGATGCTCCTCCCTTGGGGTTCACCCATGTGGAATTTGCAGGCAGCCCCGACgtgggaagagatgagaacGAGGGGAGAGGggtgatgcatctgactccatcttatcagagggctaattaattacttcattataCTATTATTCTGTATTGTGTTACACTGTAGgacattacatctaaactgaatctgtcTGCAAATAAACAGACAACAAGACAGAactttcctttgttttacttAGTTTTAACcagctaaaacaaaaatattcccTAAACtacagggttttttccctttaaaccTGCTCTAaactaaaaacccaaaaaaccaccgACACCTCACACCTATAACCCAGCAAACTAAACCTAAACCACAACATTCCCCCCACCATCCAGCTTCAGATTCTCGTGGAGATtacattttttctcctgatttttaCAGGGAACGACCCTGCCCACGCTGATCCTTACCATgcctgaggaggaagaggagcaggaaagctCGGAGGAAGAGGCCGGGGTtttccagctgccctgggctcctaCTGTGGGCAgctctccccattcccatccatGCAGAGCTTGGGGGGGtctctcacccaccagcagctcccagcttcATTCAGCAGCTCCCCTGGAAGCAGAGGTGGGATTGGAGAGGTGGGACTGAGAGGGGCCCTTTTTTAACACCATGGAAAACTCAGGTggagccaaacccagcaggatTCCTCCAGGTACCCCATGGACCCCAAGATTCCTCCAGGCACCCCAAGATTCCTCCAGGTGCTCCAAAATTCCTCCAGGTACCCCATGGACCATCAGATTCCTCCAGGTACCCCAAGATTCCTCCAGGTGCTCCAAAATTCCTCCAGGTGCCCCATGGACCCCAAGATTCCTCCAGGTGCCCCAGAATTCCTCCAGGTACCCCATGGACCACAAGATTCCTCCAGGTACCCCAAGATTCCTTCAAGTACCCCAGCAAGGTTCCTTCAGGCACCCCTTGGACCACAAGATTCCTCCAGGTACCCCAAGAttcctccaggtgctccagAATTCCTCCAGGTACCCCATGGACCACAAGATTCCTCCAGgtgccccaaaattcctccaggTGCCCCTTGGACCCCAAGATTCCTCCATGTACCACAAGATTCCTCCAGGTACCCCAGCAAGGTTCCTTCAGGCACCCCTTGGACCACAAGATTCCTCCAGGTACCCCAAGATTCCTCCAGgtgccccaaaattcctccaggTGCCCCATGGACCACAAGATTCCTCCAGGCACCCCAAGGTTCCTCCAGGTACCCTTGGACCCCAAGATTCCTCCAGGTACCCCAAGATTCCTCCAGgttcccccaaaattcctccaggTACTCCATGGACCACAAGGTTCCTTCAAGTACCCCAGCAAGGTTCCTTCAGGCACCCTTTGGACCACAAGATTCCTGCAGGTACCCCAACGTTCCTCCAGGTACCCCATGGACCATCAGATTCCTCCAGGTACCCCAAGGTTCCTCCAGATACCCCTTGGACTCCAAGATTCCTCCAGGCACCCCAAGATTCCTCCAGgtgccccaaaattcctccaggTACCCCATGGACTCCAAGATTCCTCCAGGTACCCCATGGACCACAAGATTTCTCCAGGTACCCCAAGATTCCTCCAGgttcccccaaaattcctccaggTACCCCATGGACCACAGGAGCAAGTCCAACCCAGCGCTCCCAAGGCCACCACTTGTCCTCAGGTGGctttggacacctccagggatgtgaCTCCACCTGGGCAGCCTTTGCCACACcttgaccaccctttccatgaggaaatttcATCACCCTGAAATTTTATctccctgatatccaacctaaccCCCCCCCTGGTGCTGCTTGGGCTGTTTCCTCCCAGGGGTGGCGGTTGAGCGCGTCACTCCGTCCTCACTTTGGGGACACCACCCGTGGGATCAGAGCCTGGAGCACCCCTGGGTGCCAAGGCCATCCTTGGACCCTCATTCCTGCTTTCCCACTGCCCCCTCACCTGGACCAGCCTCCTCAGGGAGCTCCTTCCCCGCGTCCTTGTCACCAGCTCTGCCCCGAGTGACAGCCACAGAGACCCGTGGCACGACCCAGGAAAATTCCAGCCCCCCTGGGCTCCTCCATGGTCCTGCTGATGGATGAATTTGGGGTCCCACGAGCCCCTCCaggggacagagaagggagccCCCCGTGGCTCCTCGTCCCCGGCCACCTTTGCTCTGTCCTTTCCCCCCGCGGGGCAGAGGCGGGGGTTGAAATCGATCCTTCTAAATttagctgggctctgctccagcccggAACAACGGCCAGAGCGTGGAGAAGGTGGGGCACGGGAGCTCCAGGTTTGGGGAGCCCCCAAACCCTGGGCAATGCTGGAGCTTCCCTGGGTTTTCCTCCTTGGTGAAGGGGTGAATCCCTGTGGAGAAGCTTTTCCCCAAAAAGCTGGTGGGATGTgtccagcagggaaggggatgtTCCCTGACAGGGAGCACTTTTCCAGAATTTTGtctcctggggcacagccaaGTCCTGAAGGCAAACACGGCACGGGCCAAAGTTGGccaatgtccccaggggtcGATggccagtgtccccagggctggtggccaatgtccccagggatcAATGACTGCCAGACCATGCTGGCTGCACTCCTGAAATCCTGAAATCAGGAAGTGCTGCCCCAACCCTGCTCCCTGCAAGGAGAAGGAATGGTCAGGAATGGTCAGGAATGGTCAGGAATGTCCAAACTGGGATTTTCCAGGTCCATTCCCACCTGAAATCCCACCTACACCTGCAGAAAGTGCTGCACCAACCCTTGCAAGGACAAGGAATGGTCAGGAATGGTCAGGAATGGTCAGGAATGTCCAAATTGGGATTTTCCAGGTCCATCCCCACCTGAAATCCCACCTACACCTGCAGGAAGTGGTGCACCAACCCCTGCAAGGAGAAGAAATGGTCAGGAATGTCCAAATTGGGATTTTCCAGGTCCATCCCCACCTGAAATCCCACCCACACAGGTGCAAGAAGCAGCTCCCTGTAAGGAGAAGGAATGATCAGGAATGTCCAAACTGGATTTTCCAGGTCCATTccacagcccatggaggaggACAGGGGTGGGAATTGCTCCCTCAGCATTCCAGCGCCCACAAATCCCTTTGGGAACCCGTTCAGGAAATCCTTCTGGCTCCTAAACCAagttgctgctgttttccaccTGCAGGGAGCAAATCCTGGTGCCCACCTgagcccaggagagctctgggattggggtgggaagggaaggatttggggaaatCAGTGTTTGCCAGAGAGCTGGAAGAGTGGGTCCCTCTTCTTTCCGGGATGTACAGTCCATCCCAAAGGATGCACTCCTCCTTCCATGCCATGCTTGGAAGGAAATAAACCCCATCCCtccagaaataaaggaaataaaccccATTCCTCTAGAGataaaggaaataaaccccATCCCTCcagaaataatggaaataaatcCCATTCCTCTAGAGataaaggaaataaaccccatcccacctgaaataaaggaaagaaatcccATTCCtccagaaataaaggaaataaatcccATTCTTCCAtaataaataatggaaataaaccCCATCCCtccagaaataaaggaaataaatcccATTCCTCTAGagataaaggaaataaatcccATTCCTCTAGAGataaaggaaataaaccccatccctccagaaataaaggaaataaatcccATTCCTCTAGAGATAAAGGAAATAATCCAATCTCtccagaaataaaggaaataaaccccATTCCTCTAGAGataaaggaaataaacccaTCCCtccagaaataaaggaaataaatcccATTCCTCCAtaataaataatggaaataaaccCCATCCCtccagaaataaaggaaataatccCATCCCtccagaaataaaggaaataaatcccATTCCTCTAGAGataaaggaaataaaccccATTCCTCCataataaataaaggaaataaaccccatccctccagaaataaaggaaataaaccccatccctccagaaataaaggaaataatccCATCCCtccagaaataaaggaaataaaccccATTCCTCcagaaataatggaaataaatcCTATTCCTCCAtaataaataatggaaataaatcCCATTCCtccagaaataaaggaaataaatcccATCCCTCCAtaataaataatggaaataGACCCCATCcctccagaaaaaaaggaaataatccaatctctccagaaaaaaaggaaataaaccccatccctccagaaataaaggaaatcccatttcttcagaaataaaggaaataaaccccATCCCTCTAGagataaaggaaataaatcccATCCCtccagaaataaaggaaataaaccccATTCCTccagaaacaaaggaaataatcCAATCTCTCcagaaataatggaaataaaccCCATCCCtccagaaataaaggaaataaatcccATTCCTctagaaataaaggaaataaaccccatccctccagaaataaaggaaataaatcccATCCCtccagaaataaaggaaataaaccccattcctccagaaataaaggaaataaaacccattCCTCTAGAGataaaggaaataaaccccatccctccagaaataaaggaaataaaccccattcctccagaaataaaggaaataatccCATCCCtccagaaataaaggaaataaaccaATCTCtccagaaataaaggaaataaaccccatccatccagaaataaaggaaataaatcccattcctccagaaataaaggaaataaaccccatccctccagaaataaaggaaataaaccccATCCCTCCAtaataaataatggaaataaagcCCATTCCttcagaaataaaggaaataaatcctATCCCtccagaaataaaggaaataaaccccatccctccagaaataaaggaaataatccAATCTCtccagaaataaaggaaataaatcctATTCCTCCAtaataaataatggaaataaatcCCATCCCtccagaaataaaggaaataaaccccatccctccagaaataaaggaaataatcccatttcttcagaaataaaggaaataaaccaATCTCTCcggaaaaaaaaggaaattatccCATCCCAAgcataaataaaggaaataaaaatataaaaatcccATCCCAAGCACAAATCCCATCCCTTCACCCCACAGCTCATCCAAGGAGCCCAGCACTCCACTTACCCCCGAAAATACCCCGGGATGGGcaccaaatcccccccaaatccagagGGAAATCCTGGTCCCtgctggggtgggaatggggagggaaTCCCGGCTGTTGCCACccgggctgggaggggaaaaaacagctgaagatggtgacagggcagagcaggagctgggtgggcTCGGAGAGCACTTTAAAAATAgcccagggggatttgggatcccaaATTCcagtggggaggggaagggagaaggcaggGAGGGCCAAGGTGGGGTGGGGAGTGGGGTGAGGTGGGCGGGGGTCCCTTGGAGCTGCCCGTCCTGGGGGTCTCCAGGTGtggaatggggtttttttacaggGAATTTTGGTGAGCCAGGGAAGTTTGAGATGCTGGGTGATCCCAAAAGGATTTGCTAGCGAGGTTCTGGATGTAGGAAgtgagaaaaaaggaaggagaaatcagagaaatcagagaaatcagagaaatcagagaaaaataagagaaaaataagagaaataagagaaatcagagaaatcagagagaaataggagaaataagagaaataagagaaaaataagagaaatcagagaaattggagaaatagaaataagagaaatcaaagaaataagagaaataagagaaatcagagaaaaataagagaaataaaagaaatcagagaaataagagaaaaataagaaaaatcagagaaataagagaaaaataagagaaataagagaaaaatcagagaaaaataagagaaaaatcagagaaaaataagagaaataagagaaaaatcagagaaataagagagaaatcagagaaataagagaaaaataagagaaataagagaaataagaaaaataagagaaaaataagagaaaaataagagaaaaatcagagaaaaataagagaaaaataagagaaataagagagaaataagagaaataagagaaatcagagaaaaataagagaaataagagaaaaataagagaaataagagaaaaataagagaaataagagaaattaGAGAAATAcgagaaataagagaaataagagagaaatcagagaaataaataagagaaaaataagagaaaaataagagaaaaataagagaaaaatcagagaaaaataagagaaaaataagagaaaaaagagaaatcagagaaataagagaaatcagagaaatcagagaaatcagagaaaaataagagaaataagagaaaaataagagaaatcagagaaataagaaaaataggagaaaaataagagaaataagagaaaaataagagaaatcagagaaaaataagagaaataagagaaataagaaaaaaataagagaaatcagagaaataagaaaaataagagaaaaataagagaaataagagagaaatcagagaaataagagaaaaataagagaaatcagagaaaaataagagaaataagagaaaaatcagagaaatcagagaaaaataagagaaatcagagaaataagagaaataagagaaaaaaaccagaaataagacaaaaataagagaaaaataagaaaaaaataagagaaataagaaatcagagaaataagagaaatcagagaaataagagaaaaatcagagaaataagagaaaaatcagagaaataagagaaaaataagagaaataagagaaataagagaaataagagaaatcagaaaaataagagaaatcaGAGAAATCAGAGCATGTGTATTCTAATAAACactttgaagccttctgaaaaggGAGTGTGGCTTGGTGTCGTGACCATCTCAACTATgacagggattttttgggggaatttgaggATTTGTGGAGAGGTTTTACAGAGATTTCTTGAGTCAGAGAGAAGTTGAAGAGGATTCGTGCCACGAGGTGGCAGCAGGACTGGAAGGAAGgccaaaaaagtaaaaaaaaaaagtaaaaaaggagcaaaagaacGCCCTTATTTTAGTTTTTAGGGTGTGTCATAAGGGAGAAATTGGAAAATGAGGGTGAACCTGGAAAATTAAGGATGGTCTGGGAAAAATCAGGGTGAAAGTGGGAAAAGgataagggaaaaaatgaggaggaataaaaaaggagagtgaattttgaaaatatgagGGCGGTGATGGAAAAATAGGGGTGAATGTGGAAAGATCATGATAAAAGTAGGAAAATTAAGAATGAAACGGGGAAAATCAGGATGCTTTGGGAAAAATCAGGATGAAATTAGGAaaataataaggaaaatatgaggagaaataaaaatgtgagtgaatctggaaaatatgaggGCGGTGCTGGAAAAATCAGGATAAAAGTAGGAAAATGAAGGGCGAACCGAGAAAAATCGGGATGATCTGGGAAAAATCAGGgtgaaaataaggaaaaaaaatgaggagaaataaaaaatgggagtgaattttgaaaatatgagGGCGGTGATGGAAAAATAGGGGGGAATATGGAAAAATCAggataaaagaaggaaaattaagaGTGAACCTGGAAAAATCAGGGTGAAATTAggaaaagaataagaaaaaaaggagaaataaaacgtccccctgtgtcccccccaaGCACGCCTGGCTCCGCCCCCCACACCTCAGGCTCCGCCCACACACCTCAGGCTCCTCCCGTTTAACCATATAAGGATAAATAGGGCGTGGTTTGTGTGGGGGGGCGGTGCCTGCGCCGCCGGCGGGGATTGGGCGGGTTGAGTCACGTGGCGCGGCTGCGGCGGTGTCACGTGACGGCGGGAGCGGTGAGGGCCGTGAGGGGAGCGTGAGGGGAGCGGGGGCACCGTGAGGGGAGCGGGGGCACCGGGAGGGCACCGAGAGGAGCTTGAGGGCTTTGGGGGCTCCGGCAGCATCTGCGGGGGAcaggggggctctgagggggctctgagggggctctgagggggctCAGGGCCTTCCCGAGAgctccccgggacccccccgtgCGCCCCCTCCGCCGTGCCCGGGGAGGGGTTGGTCCAGCGGGGCTCCCCCAGACTCGCCGGTCCCCAGCACCCCGTTTGTACCCCCCTCCCAAGGCCTCTCTCCTTgcgccccccaaatcccccctttCCCTTGCACCCCTTCTCC from Haemorhous mexicanus isolate bHaeMex1 chromosome 31, bHaeMex1.pri, whole genome shotgun sequence carries:
- the HJV gene encoding hemojuvelin, producing the protein MGMGRAAHSRSPGQLENPGLFLRAFLLLFLLRHVSSQCKILRCNSEYVAATLHLHGPERGAAFCTALRSYSLCTRRTARTCRGDLAFHSAVHGIEDLMIQNNCSREGPTAPPRPRPAAPNAARGFESLGICDYERSFLYKHGRPPGFQHCSAFGDPHIRTFHHDFHTCRVEGSWPLLDNDYLFVQATSSPVAKGSNATVTSKLTIIFKNMKECIDQKVYQAELDNLPAAFQDGSTDGGARPGGSSLSIRERSPGRHVEIRAGYIGTTIAVRQAGRQLSFSIRAAEEVARAFTEEQDLQLCVGGCPRSQRMSRSPRGRGRVPAETARALCREMLPVEDVYFQSCVFDVVTSGDANFTMAAHGALEDARLFLPDAEKLHIFQAGGGCQLSSPSFLLLLFLLPCGLWAVLLHF